AAATCAGAAAAACCCTTCCTGAAATCGGAAAATATCAAAATGCACATCCTTTGAAAATGGATAGTCTTGAACATTTCATCAGCAAGCAGAATCAATTGCTGAACGAATTGAAAAATTTAAAATAAATTTCTGCTACTAATTTTTACGAATGTCTTCAAAAATAAATAAACTCATGTTCTTGAGACTTTTAAATAATTATTTATGAATCAAATTTCAATCATCGGAGCTGGAATCGGCGGTTTGACGCTTGGAAATATTTTAAAACAACATAATTTAGATTTTACCATATACGAATCTGCACCGGAAATCAAACCTATCGGTTCCGGAATTATGATGGCCATTAATGCGATGCAGATTTTTGATCAATTAGGATTAAAAGAGAAAATCGAAAATGCAGGAAATAAAATTCACGGAATTTCCATAACTGATGAAAATTTAAAACTCATTTCAAAAACCAATGTTCTTGCGCTTGAAAAGAAGTATAATTCCTTCAATGTAGCCATTCACAGAGCAGATCTACAAAGGATTTTAGCTGAAAATATAGGTTTTGAAAATATTCAATTGAATCATGCTTTGCATTCAGTTCAAAAGAAACAAAACTATAGTCTCAGCTTTGAAAACGGAAATGAAATAGAAAGTAAAATCGTTTTTGGAGCTGATGGAATTCATTCTAAAATAAGAAATCAGGTTTTTAAAAAAGGAACTATTAGAAATACAAAACAAATTTGCTGGCGTGGTTTGGCAGAATTTGATTTGCCTGAAGAATTTCAACAGGAAGCCATTGAAGCCTGGGGAAAAGGCAAACGTTTTGGCTTTGTAAAAATGTCTGAGAAAA
The sequence above is a segment of the Chryseobacterium sp. MYb264 genome. Coding sequences within it:
- a CDS encoding FAD-dependent monooxygenase, with the protein product MNQISIIGAGIGGLTLGNILKQHNLDFTIYESAPEIKPIGSGIMMAINAMQIFDQLGLKEKIENAGNKIHGISITDENLKLISKTNVLALEKKYNSFNVAIHRADLQRILAENIGFENIQLNHALHSVQKKQNYSLSFENGNEIESKIVFGADGIHSKIRNQVFKKGTIRNTKQICWRGLAEFDLPEEFQQEAIEAWGKGKRFGFVKMSEKKIYWYAVINQSKHNRYHSLEESFNGFHPLILKIIEATSQENIIQNDIIDLSPIPKWHVENLCLIGDAAHATTPNLGQGACQAIEDSYVIGKLLENSKNFNQIFEEFQKIRRKKVNYVVNTSWKIGQISQWEKGTLLRNFMFRLVPESFNQKLVEKTIRLEI